In the Diospyros lotus cultivar Yz01 chromosome 13, ASM1463336v1, whole genome shotgun sequence genome, TaatcttgcattaaaagataggAGAAATGAAGATGGATGCTTGCTTTTAAATGGAGAGACCAAGAAGATAAAGAACTTTCCCAAGGTTGAAGACCCACCACTTGAAGCTTGATTCCTCACCAAGAGAAGAGgataataaataaagaagaagaagagaatgatgaaaaggaaggagaagacGAAAGAGGCTGCTGAGAGAAccaaggaaaagagagagagagagcagaagaAGCAAAAGGGCATGGCTTTCCCCTCTCGCTAGCCACCTAACCCGCTAACCTTGCCCCCTTTTTCCACATTTTCCCCTTAtactcacacacacaacacttACTTTAATAAACCCCTTTTTGTCTTTTggctttattttcattttattatcctttttctttaatcaataattattcacacaaatatacatataaaaatttattttccaagaCCCACTTTTACTTATGGCCCAAGCCTATTCAAAAGCCCATTTCATATTAGGCTCATGGAATTATTCCACCACTACTTTCATTGGGCTTTAAACACTTGGCCCAAGCCTACTTTATAACACAATTTATGCCTTAaatattacacacacacattaatTTACTTTTAAGCAAATTTTCCccaataatcttatttttaattaattatctcttaaccacaagaaaatattttgcaCCATTTAACCTCTTAATCACCCATAGATTATTCTTGGCATCTAACAATTAAGGCCCACACAAAATGTACTacaccaaaaatataattatcatctaAAACCCATTAAATAGGTtgttacagtttctccccccctcccttaaaagaatttagtcctccaaattcgtacatGGTCAAGGAAATAGCTAGGGAAAAAGTCGTCGCATCTCATCCTCAGGCTCTGAAGTAGCCTCGTATAGGGAGTGGCATTGCCACTAGACCTTTACAGATAGAATTGATCGGTTCCTCAACACTTTCTTTTTTCACTCCAAAATGCTAACTGGCATTTCCTCATATGCAATATCCTCCCCGATCTCAATGGTCTGATAATCGATGATGTGCTGGAAATCCAGCACGTACTTCCTCAACATGGATACATGGAAGACATTATGAACCCTGGCTAACTGAGGTGCCAAGGTCAACCTATATGCCAAAAAGTCAACCTGCTCTAGAATCTCAAAAGGCTCGAAATACTAGGGACTGAGTTTCCTTAAAATCCCAAATCAACACACGCCCTTTATGGGCATTACTCTCAGCCATACATGATctcctacaaaaaaaaatccgAGTCACGCCTTCTCTTATTCGCGTAACTCTTTTGGCGATCTTGGGCCGCTTTCATTCGTGCCCTAACAGTCTTAATTTTCTCTGAAGTTTGCTTAATTATCTCCAGCCCCAATAATGCTCTATCTCTTGCCTTTTCCCAACAGATAGCCAACCTACATGGTTGACCATACAGTGCCTCGTAGGGCGGCATCCTAATGCTGGAATGATGGTTGTTGTTATAGGTGAATTCTACTAGTGTCAAGTGATCATCCTAACAGCCGTGACAATCCAATGCACACACCTTCAACATATCTTCCATCGTCTGCATCGTCCTTTTTGTTTGACCATCAGTCTGTGGATGAAATGTAGTACTGAACTTCAATTTTGTTCCCAAAGCTTCATGTAATGCCTCCCAAAAATGAGTGGTAAACCGATCCTTATTTGACACAATACTCACCAGAATCCCATGCAACCTTACAATTTCTTCAATATACAACTTCACCAATTTACTCAAGGGATGCGTCTTTTTAATTGGTAGAAAGTGGGTTGATTTAGTCAACCTatccactattacccaaatggcatcatttcCCTTTTTCATTCTAGGAAAACCTGTCATGAAGTCCATAGAAATGTTGTCACACTTCCACTCTAGAATGGGCAATGATTGCAACAAACTTGCTGGTTTCTGATGTTCATCCTTGACTTGCTAACACACCAGGCAACAAGATAAAAATTTTGCCACATCTTTCTTCATTCCATCCCACGAAAATTGTCAACGCAAGTCTTGATATATTTTTGTCACGCCGGGGTGAATGGTATAATGGGTCTTATGGGCTTTGGACAAAATCTCCTGCCTTATTCATAAATCGTTGGGCACACAAACACGACCCTAGAATGTCAATAAGCCATCACCTCTCTGACTAAATCCCACGGGAGAAAATCTCTCCACATCAGATAGAATCTGAGCCAACTTCTCATCCTTAGGTTGTCAAGATCGAATCTACTCAATCATATTTGGCTGCAtctttatatatgcataatacaCCATAGGGCTctccttggaggaagaaatggaCATCTCACTCATTTATCTCAATAAGATTCACTCTTGGACCATCAAAGCTGCTATAGATGCTTTATGACAACTTAGAGCATCAGCTAATACATTGGCCTTCCTTGGGTGGTATAAAATCTCGTAGTCAAAATCCTTAAACAGCTCAATCCACCGCCTCTGCCTTATATTCAACTCCATCAGGGAGAAGAGGTATTTCAAACTCTTATGGTTGGTgtaaatctccaccttctccCCATAATAAATGGTTTGAAACACCTTGTCCCTTCGTTGGCCTAAGACAGCTCCATCTGCACTATCACTGGCATCACACATAAGCTCGAATGGAAGCGTCCAATCTGGTGCTACCATTACAGGTGCCATGATCAACTTCTCCTTTAAGGTGTGAAAAGCCTCCAAACAATCatcaaaaaagttaaaaggaaCATCTTTGGATAATAAATTAGATAACGGTCATGAGATTAAGGAAAAATCCTTGATGAAACGTCGATAAAACACGGCATGTCCTAAGAAACTCCTCACAGCCTTGACAGAAGTAGGTGGTGGCAACTTCCCAATCACCTCAACCTTTACAGGGTCCACTTGAATTCCCTCATGAGAAACCTTGTGTCCTAGCACAATACCCTCCTGcaccatgaaatgacacttctcCCAGTTCAAAACTAGGTTAGTATCCTCACAACGCTGTAAAACCAAAGACAGATTATGTAAACAATCATCAAAGGAAAAgccaaatatagaaaaatcatccataaataTTTCCATGAAATCCTCAACCATGTCATGAAAAATTGCTATCATGCAATGTTGAAAAGTCGCAAGTGCATTGCATAAGCCAAATGGCATCCTCCTAAATGAAAAAGTACCATAAGGGCATGTGAATGTAGTCTTCTCTTGGTCCTCAGGGGCAATGGCAATTTAGTTGTATCCTGAATAACTAGCTAGGAAACAATAGTAATCCCTACCTTCTAAtatttccaacatttgatcaATAAAAGGGAGGGGATAGTGATCTTTCCTAGTGGCATCATTTAACTTCCTGTAATCAATGCACACTGGTCATCTTGTGACTGTCTTAGTAGGAATcaactcattcttttcatttgtaACAACAGTCATGCCACCCGTTTTTGGTACTACCTGCACAGGACTCACCCAAGAACTATCAGAGATGGGATAGATAATACCTGCATCAACGTCTTACATCATCGGGTTGAGCCTTCTTTGTGGTTGCACGGTTGGTTTGTAGTTGTCTTCCATAAGTATCTTGTGTGTGCAGATGGAAAGGCTTATTCCTTGAATATCTGATATGGTCCAACCAAAAGCTCTTTTATACTTCTTAAGCACTTGTAACAACCTTGACTCCATGTCACATGTCAAAGAGAATGAAATAATCATAGGTAAGGATGAagaactgtaacgacccgctcccacttacgggcgccaccggtaaataatcgaccggattactcacccattgaaccacaactgaagggttggactatgttttaacaggaaacgccctaggtgggaactaggcttcgtccttcccttcgctccactcaggaatcggtcccaactcaaataagaaaactcagcggaccgggacccgaaacccgagtgagcttcacctctctctAGCTCGCCTCAtcgcaagccaaaggtgacccaggcacaaagctagcataacaaccacatcgctgagtattgggggtttatgagaacatacctcgctatggttactcggtccgaaactcggcttctctaactaagccatataccacgaacaatctcacaatcatttatcacactacgatgatttcaacaattaaatacatctagtgctcaatatcgcttacattcaattacatgaatacatataaaaaaattacaggggaatacacaacaacacatctcaggcaacaatgctaattgccacaacagcctcccggcgccatccctacctgcatctggacttgcaacatctacgcatgaggtaaaacctcatgactcataaagactcagtaagggtgcaatgcatgtaaatatgaatataatcatgtttatgtatgccaaatgcatgcaaatgaggctaggtccactcatcctcacaacccactaaggtttgaggcatcaacctatcagcccccaccacactagtcctctatatggccacaggtccactagttcttgcatcacacaagatataaccactacatgccaatgcaacataaaaacattatcagacatatttacccacttgcaaggccacctccacatggggccgtcccttacctggcttgaaGCCTCATTTCTGCCTtggcgagaacgccagcccgaactccgagctcttctaggatcactgccttctcggtcgaacctagaggcaacacacaaaccccaactccattaacatctggCATTCAACcgatgccctcaactacgctgTATACCGCAAAACCCCTGATAACAACTTCAAcaaaaacaaccccaaccaaggCATAAACCAATCAACTGATCAcatttcattatctcacataatgaaaatattttgaaaagaattaaattaattaccttgaTTAATTTGGAGAAGAAAACCGATCAGACGCCCACACCGGCGTTGGCTCTCGAGCTGCCACTTGCATCTAAAATCTCGATCTCAAGCCTCTGACACGCTCCTCGTGTTCCGAAATAATTTCTAGactttttctggaattttctcctatttttccagatttttcccaaattttctttattttctttttcctttatttctttttcttttatatattttttttctttattttctctcttcttcctcctttcttctccagCTCCCTGCGCGCActgttcctccttcttcttccttcggCCGCGCACCAGCAGCCCTCCCTGCGCACGCCGCCGCTGCCCAGCACCATAACGCGCAGCGCCACCGGTCGTCGTGCCTCCACCGCGAGCCACCATCGCGAGTGCCAACGGCCGTGGCTGCTGCTCCCAACTCCGCGCGCTGCCATGGCTGAGGCTGCCATTGCTGGTTTCCGAAGCTCCCTAGCCATCGTTGTCGGCCAAATGGCCTCCTGCCGCTGCTAGACGCAAACCCGATGGTCGCCTCCACGCTGTTTGAAGCTCTGACCAGCACCGCCGTGCGCCTCCATGCGAGCCACCGTAGCCCGCCACTTTGCCTTGCATGCCCCACGTCGACCATGGCCGACTTCGTCGCTGGTTCTTCTTCCAGCCACGGTCCGATCTCCTTCTCTAAATCTCTCGCAATCTCGCACTCTCTTGCACTCGACTCTTCCCCCCCGAGCTCTCTGTTTCCCTCTCTCTGTTCGGCCATCAAACGACAGCCATGGCTGCTGTCCTTCGGCTAGAGCTTCCAGCCAGCCATCGACAGCTCCAAGCTCTCACTCTTCTCGCGTTTTGCTTCACTCAGCAAAGAGTTCTCTCTCAGCCCCTCGCGATCTCTCAAGCTTCGGCTCCCTCGCAATCACTTTCTCCCtctctatttttaaatttcaaaatttgaaacctTCACAGCACACAcacacgatatatatatatacatatatattacatattaaccccccatatatctcattaattacacttaagcaattaataattgctcTTGAAGATCTTTATTATTACACTTGggacttttaataataatacttgaccctccaaggcttaattaaattatcatcaagccacaccacatctcgatttatcaaaaattaatagccgACCGCTACTCGAAAATACTGacttcgtccctgcgcctgcacgggaccttcattcgacccgaaaacacttaagggttgtcttactcagaaaatcgaaccacccctggggtcccctcagcttccaggaggtcccctccgactactcggtattggcacccactcgggcttatacaaaatttatttaaaaaattattcccgatcggactgctttcagcgccattatcttcatcccgagatgctcatcaatctcttgtcctcttccctagacatccaagtcccgaggcactccctgtcGCCGACTCGGCAaaccttaataattaattactcgaaaccgactcttgggcttcccggaccacccgaggtcctgtccaaaataatcaacattatttattttcaataccatgtaatatcgggtattacattctaccctccttaaataatttcgtcctcgaaattcactttaccttaatctcttgcccaagataaCCACATTCTCCAGCTACTCTCTGAATcccctgctcgagaatctcgtagccaAACCATTTCTCAACCTTTACCTcgggttattcccacctcaaggcttcatttAGGCATATTGTTCTTCGCTTCTCGAGGGCATTCACCAATTGATTACCGTTTTGGCCTCCAgccaaatcgcaccactggtcgctggtcacgCTTACTGCGACGACATCCATCTCCTGATGGATTTTCtttgcctcgaagcatcgcttttactgtccacttcccattttcccatcaagTGAAAGAAGCTCttgctaacattgcatcactgatcagtctaccacgatttttaCGCCGATcgcacacggcaacgtttcccattgccaatcacacatggccacgattttacgttGGTCCAACtagcaacgttttagcactgatctTCACCacaatgtctcttttagtgcccacaagacactttgACACTCTTTCCACCATGGCACACTGCCATTAATCACATGCATGCAAAGactgagtcgatcctcatggctaACCCTGCTATCACTGCACGGGAAGCAACCCtttggcccacccagccaacttcgaccattttatacatggtcttctactttgaccagccgaccctcatttatcgatacgattatgcAAAATCGATgtacctaacaccatgtcaagtaattacacatttcaaccatacgtgcattacccgagtccaactcgagcttggcgatgcatgcaccattacaatctcacctcgagcttaaccatgctcgggccccaaccttctcccaaccaggagctctTCGCCTAAGCACACAAACTCCTCTGGCCTTTCTTTCTGGCCGATAttgcacgctagtaggggtctcatacccatacggGGAAACTTTTCATTGAGCAACCCCCTTCAATACTTCACCCAATTCCAACTTTTAcaatcatgtcccatgctaggccttaccttggctgttaaaccctaccgcgagtcaaggatcataccattgcgcttaaggtcgcggaaccattaatctgccctcgtcatcacccacggtgcgtggcacaagtgattggcttattaccatctgcacaatcacttatggcaccgcacctgtaggatgactcatgcctttggtccgcaccacaacaagctaacacagtaacacccccactcttgtagcggtcttctagccaaatttacgcgcccagcttcaatttcgttgggactttttaaatctcacatttctcaacaaagcctcttactcttgaagcATGAAACTTTTCGACAATCCCCAAATCAGGTTCTTTCTCAATTTACgataaacacctgatttaaaccatgcataatagTTCTCTTTGTCCTACTCGGCAAGGTCAACACCATGATAGCAATGAATTTTCTGACAGCGGTGATGACACCACCACATCATCTTCCAAAGGGGAACCTCAAGGTCCTCAATCATATTCAAGACAATGAAATCAACTAGGAATATGAATTTGTCTACCTTTACCAAaacatcttccacaatacctTTTGGATGCTTGATCGATCTATCCGCAAGCTACAAAGTAATTGTGGTTGGCCTTGGTTCTCCCAAACTTAGTTTCCTGAAAATAGTTAGAGGCATGAGATTAATACTAGCTCCTAAAGCACACAAAACTTTATCAAAACAAATGTCACCAATAATACAAGGGATAGTAAAACTCCCTGGATCCTTAAGCTTTTGTGTCAACTTGTTTTCCATAATGGCAGAGCACTCTTCACTCAACTTGACTCTCACAAATTCTGCTAGCTTCCTCTTGTTggctaaaatatcttttaagaACTTGGTGTAGGTAGGGACTTGTGTGATAGCATCCacaaatggaatattgatgTGCAGCTTCTTTAACATCTCAAAGAACATAGCAAATTGCTCATTTTGGTGTTACTTGAGTCTTTGAGGGAAAGGCAATGGCGGCACGTATGGCTTGACATTAGGAtctaaaaacttgatttttggtgaCCACTTGTACTCATATTTTGCTTCCATCTGGTTTAGCCTTCTTTGTGTTGTCTCAGCTTCTTTTAGTTTGGTCTCATAAAATTCCCTTGATGGAAGCACTTCTCCTTGGATCATCCCCTCTTGCTTTCTCAGAAGTTCAATTGCTATAGGTGGATCTTGCAACTCCTTTCCACTCCTTAGCATGATAACATTAGCTAACTCTCTTGGATTGGTCTCTGTGTTGCTTGGTAGAGAGCCTTGGGGCTAGAATAAAGCATCTTGGCAATCTGCCCAACCTGTACCTCCAAGTTTTGAATAGATGCCTCCTGGTTCTGAAATTTGGTTTCCATACCTTGGAATCTTGTCTCAGCAGTATTTACGAACTTGGTCATCAACTCGTCCAAGCTTGGTTTCTTCTCTTGTTGTGGCTGGAATCCAGAAGGTGCTTGATGGTTTATAGCATTATGATTGCTCCATGAGAGATTGGGGTGGTTACGCCATCCTGGATTGTAAACATTGTAGTATGGATTATGTTGCTGACAATGGAAATTCCCTACAAAGTTGGCAGATTCTGACACATTTGCAAAAGTATTCCCCATTTGGCACTCTACTGAACCGTGTCCTACCGCTCTACATAAGTCACAAGTGATGCTCCTGGTAGGCATGGATGGATTGCATAAATTGTCCAACTTTGCATTAAGGGCAGCCACCTGAGTGGATAAAGCACTGATGTTGCTCACTTCATGTCCTACAATCGGTCTTCTCATTGGTAACCTGTCAGCTTGCCATTGATAATTGTTAGACGCCATTTCATCCAACAACTCATAAGCTTCATCCGGTGTCTTCCTCATAATGGTACCTCCTGTAGCTACATCAATCATAGAACGATTAGTAGAAGATAATCCATTATAGAAAGTTTGTACCTGAAGCCACACGGGTAATTGGTGGTGTGGACACTTCCTTAACAACTCCTTGAAGCGCTCCCAGGCTTCATACAATGTCTCCATCTCAAACTGCACAAAAGTAGTGATATCATTTCGCATCTTTGTAGTTTTTGATGGTGGGAAGTACTTGGCTAGAAACTTTTGGGCTATGGCATCCCATGTGGCAATGGAACCTGGTGGAAGTGAACTCAACCACCCTTTCGCCTTGTCTCTCAACGAGAATAGGAACAATCTTAGGCGTATAGCATCATCAGAGACTCCATTATGCTTGAAAGTATCACAAATCTCCAAGAAGTTGGCGATATGTGCATTTGGGTCATCATTAACAGAGCCACCAAATTGAACCGTGGCTTGCATCATTTGGATGATTGCCAGCTTGATCTCAAAGTTGTTAGCTTGTACTGCCGGCCTACGAATACTCGAGGCAATGCCATCAACTGAAGGTGATGCATAATCCCTCAATGAGCTCTGGGCTTCTATATtgtgatcttcttcttccataaTCTCTCTTTGTTAGTTATTCAATCTATGAAGCGGTCTTTCAATTTCCAGATCAAAATCTATCAACTCAGATTTTCTAGCACGGGTCATCCATGAGATCcacctaaaaaataaataaataaataaataaataaaactaaaaattaaataacagaaaCTGATTCCAGATTAAAGTAAGAATTGCAAATCTCAATATTGTTAACAAACAGTCCTCGGCAAtggcgccaaaaacttgatgcgcctaaaatgcaatggcaagtgtgtaacaccccctctcctagaattacccgagaagaggtgctacgggaaaaataaaaataaaactaactaataaactgaaatctaataccaatactgaatatctcaatcaactgaaataaaactttgagtcaacatcaactgaaaaccattaactacatctaagggaaaatccctaaactgagatataaaataaacctaaattgataagacaccaactaataaactcccagacacctttggtcttgagcggctccacgtacacacactactagacactgctgctaggccccacatctggtactcctccgctaggacctggaatggtgaagagtacaaggtgagctacaaagctcagcaagtagtAAGGTAGAAAGAAATAACTGTAGCTGAATCGAAGAAATATCGATACTAATTAAAACTTACTGAACTGGTGCTGAGAATAAATACTGATTTAACTTGTATTGAGTATAGTTACTAACTGGTTGCATTCATAataatgtaatgcacataaattgtaaattagatgcaagtatgcaactttggctcataggcccacataactaaAAAATCATACCTgcctgatctgaatcctgcaaatagaaaaaactgtaagcacatactgtgggcaatatgcccctagctccctggtcgacaacaagcgagcaaaacaaaactgaaaactaaactagtgggatccccgcggacaagccgcctggcgcacTTAATGCAATgttgtgcacatatatatgctggcacacaatatgtagtgctccatataaaatcgTGCCAAATGCTTATACCAAAAGTGTaagcacataatctcacaagtaatgctgaccatgtcataataaatactaaacatgtaatctaatcTTCAATGTATTAGAATACAAGATTCTATGAACTATGTATTATGGCATGGGCATGATTAGCTCAATATAATctggcatttaaattcaataggtgtattgactattttattgaaattaaacttgaattggactTTCTGGAAGCCTACTTAAAATTCTGAGAAGACCCATCCAGATACTAGAAAAAAGGCATACGGATACTCTGAAGGGTATTTGGATAGTCTGGGATAAAGGCTTTCAGATactaaaagagacaactttaagaaaacatgGAATTCGGGACAGACTGATACCCTTTCGTgttttggccataactctctGTTATGAACTTTGATTGATCTGATTCAAATTTGTATTGAAATCCAAGAGGAAGacctacaactttcatgtttcgCATCTTATGAGATTcaggctccatcaaggtcaaaattggcccgcaagAGAGCAaaagctttctggaatggtgAGTGGAtagattgataccctttcgtatttttaCCATAACTCTCTGTTATGAACTCCGATTGATCTGATTCAAATTTCTATTGAAATAAAAGAGGAAGATAtaaaactttcatgtttttaatttttcaagattctccctccatcaaggtcaaaattggcccgcaagagaacaaaactcaaagagacaactttaagaaaactcGGAATTCGGGACAGATTGTTACCCTTttgtattttggccataactctctGTTATGAACTcagattgagctgattcaaaatgatatggaaagaaaagaggaatacctacaacttttatgttttgaatttttcaagattcaggctccatcaaggtcaaaattggcctgcaagagaacaaaaactttctggaatgctAGGTATCCGAATACTAAATACTAGTATCCGGATACCTTCATCTTCCAAGCCCAGAAACGAAACATGGACAGAGACACCATGGGTTTAATTCAAAACTTAATAACAACACCATTCCGAATGAAATTTTGGGAAACCAAGTCCCAATTGATAAGAATCAATCATATGAATCAACAACGGATTAAAGCTTGAAGAATCACAGATAAAAATCCAACGAATGAATCTGATCATGCACACTGTTAcgctaatatatatgtatgtataattatacaATTGACTGTAACCAAATGAATCTGAAAATCAACAATGGATTACCAAGAAAATTGATATCAAGGGCTTAATCGTATCCTAAAAGAAAGCTTTACTAGGACAACTTGAAGAATCAATGATAAAACTATCACACAACTTGAATCCACTTACTGCCAttcctgtatatatatatatataactctttATATGGCTAGAAAATTGATCTGGAACTCAATGTAAATCCTACAAAAATTGAGTTTGATTGCTACACATGCTCCCGTAAGAAAAGTTTACAAGGAGAAGAATTTGcctttgatttgatcaatcaactGATGAAAACCAAAACGGATGAAACTTGAATGAACTCAaggcttcttcaatttcttttcttttgttcttcatgGCGTGACTCCATGCTAGACTTtaaaggcttatatatatgtatatataagtagaaaATACAACCCTAAATCCCATAACTCATACTCCTTTTGAAATTAGGAGACTATAATTTAATCCCTCTTCTCGCAAGGATTCTTccaacataataactcttaattaaataatttaattctaattaacaaaCCTCTAAAAGACTGTCATGTCCTTATATTCAATTCtcacaaattaataagaatctaatgctatttaaatactattttctcaaataaaatctcaattgccacattaaataattaactcgcaaaatcttaaactaaaaattaattaaataaattaatcactgctaaataaatactaaaccctcTGATTGGTCGTTACAAAGTGCACCAGTCGATCAAGTAATAAAGTGAATGAgtaaagtatcgttcccaccGGGACTGCCGAAATAAGTACCGAAACGGAGCAATCATATtctttatctagaaaaatcgAATTAGAAATAATATCAACTAACtacaaaataaagacaaaataaagtaagaagaatacgacatattgaaaataacaaaataaagataaatcaGACAGGTTAAAACAAAGAGATAAGATAGCTAAGGCATTCGATTCACCTACGAGAATATTGTAATTCTTATCAAATAAGTTAATTAGATGGATTTTACTTACATGTGACGGCGAAtttcataacttatttattatcCTTTGGTCCAAGTATAACAAAACTATTGTTAATCACTAATTCTACACTTGGTCcatgtaaaatcaattaattaacgacgcattaagttttgtgaaattcACTAACTCAAATTACTAATTTAAGCAAATTCGAGTTACCGCAAAGATGAATATTCATACTTGGTCTGTTTCAATATCCAATCTAAGTTATGTGATATGCAAAACTTAACATAGAATTACTTGGTCTGTATCATCTATGATgttcataaaatcatttaacaGGTGATCAGGTTGTCAAAGCAATAATAGCCATATCACATAATCGcatgaaataaatatcaatcaaattaaccaaCAATAGTATCAATCACAACATTA is a window encoding:
- the LOC127788106 gene encoding uncharacterized protein LOC127788106; translation: MEEEDHNIEAQSSLRDYASPSVDGIASSIRRPAVQANNFEIKLAIIQMMQATVQFGGSVNDDPNAHIANFLEICDTFKHNGVSDDAIRLRLFLFSLRDKAKGWLSSLPPGSIATWDAIAQKFLAKYFPPSKTTKMRNDITTFVQFEMETLYEAWERFKELLRKCPHHQLPVWLQVQTFYNGLSSTNRSMIDVATGGTIMRKTPDEAYELLDEMASNNYQWQADRLPMRRPIVGHEVSNISALSTQVAALNAKLDNLCNPSMPTRSITCDLCRAVGHGSVECQMGNTFANVSESANFVGNFHCQQHNPYYNVYNPGWRNHPNLSWSNHNAINHQAPSGFQPQQEKKPSLDELMTKFVNTAETRFQGMETKFQNQEASIQNLEVQVGQIAKMLYSSPKALYQATQRPIQES